A part of Streptomyces sp. NBC_01497 genomic DNA contains:
- a CDS encoding phosphotransferase, whose product MGTGENGTAAGPEGSGTPETPGQLLGSGRDADVYAYARASDDTGRATVAAAEPGDDTGGGAGGGWVLRRYRDGQDARCEAAVMAYLRDRGYPVPELWPPGAGGPVRPSDLVMRRLAGPTLAASLIAGETSAVTAGAMLARLLRRLHEVPSRLGGGRILHLDLHPENVILTADGPVVIDWSTSDEGEPGRDRAMSALILAQVAVGDVPVPREAVRAVLAELLVHAPVSRETLAWARGRRWANPTMSAAELGQLDDAVALVRESGPAAG is encoded by the coding sequence ATGGGGACAGGGGAGAACGGGACGGCGGCCGGCCCTGAGGGGTCCGGGACGCCGGAGACACCGGGACAGCTGCTCGGATCGGGGCGGGACGCGGACGTCTACGCGTACGCCCGCGCATCCGACGACACGGGTCGCGCCACGGTCGCGGCTGCGGAACCGGGCGACGACACGGGTGGAGGCGCGGGCGGCGGCTGGGTGCTGCGCCGCTACCGCGACGGGCAGGACGCCAGGTGCGAGGCCGCTGTGATGGCGTACCTGCGCGACAGGGGCTACCCGGTGCCGGAACTGTGGCCACCGGGTGCCGGTGGCCCGGTCAGGCCCTCGGACCTGGTGATGCGGCGACTGGCCGGTCCGACCCTCGCGGCGTCGCTGATCGCGGGGGAGACGAGCGCCGTCACGGCGGGCGCGATGCTGGCCCGGCTGCTCCGGCGGCTGCACGAGGTGCCCTCCCGGCTGGGCGGCGGACGGATTCTCCACCTGGACCTGCATCCGGAGAACGTGATCCTCACAGCGGACGGCCCGGTCGTCATCGACTGGTCGACGAGCGACGAGGGCGAACCGGGGCGCGACCGGGCGATGTCGGCGCTGATCCTGGCGCAGGTGGCCGTCGGGGACGTCCCGGTGCCCCGGGAGGCCGTGCGGGCGGTCCTGGCGGAGCTGTTGGTCCACGCGCCTGTTTCACGTGAAACCCTGGCGTGGGCCCGGGGCCGCCGGTGGGCGAATCCGACGATGTCCGCCGCCGAACTGGGGCAGTTGGACGACGCGGTGGCGCTCGTGAGGGAGAGCGGGCCCGCGGCAGGGTAG
- a CDS encoding LURP-one-related/scramblase family protein has protein sequence MKYQVRDRIFGIGDDYWIEDEHGRKAFLVDGKALRLRDTLEIKDASGRALITLREKMFSIRDAMTIERDGEALATIRRKRLSLLRNHYRVSLVEGTELDVSGKILDREFAVEYDGELLAEVSRRWLSVRETYGVNVVREDADHALLLAVAVCVIRMAEKEREER, from the coding sequence ATGAAATATCAGGTAAGGGACCGGATCTTCGGCATCGGCGACGACTACTGGATCGAGGACGAGCACGGGCGGAAGGCGTTCCTCGTCGACGGGAAGGCGTTGCGCCTGCGGGACACGTTGGAGATCAAGGACGCGTCGGGCCGGGCGCTGATCACGCTCCGGGAGAAGATGTTCAGCATCCGGGACGCGATGACGATCGAGCGCGACGGAGAGGCGCTGGCGACGATCCGCAGGAAGCGCCTGTCCCTGCTGCGCAACCACTACCGGGTCTCCCTGGTCGAGGGCACGGAGCTGGACGTGAGCGGCAAGATCCTCGACCGCGAGTTCGCCGTCGAGTACGACGGTGAGCTGCTCGCGGAGGTCTCCCGGCGGTGGTTGTCGGTACGCGAGACGTACGGCGTGAACGTGGTGCGTGAGGACGCGGACCATGCTCTGCTGCTGGCGGTCGCCGTCTGTGTGATCCGCATGGCGGAGAAGGAGCGCGAGGAGCGCTGA
- a CDS encoding MFS transporter, which yields MPLALLALAVVAFGIGTTEFVTMGLLPQIADGVGVSVPHAGNLVSAYALGVVVGAPLLTGLGARIPHKRLLLLLSALFIVGNTASALAPNYGMLFAARVLAGLPHGALFGVGAVVASRLVAPERAARAVSTMFLGLTIANIVGVPAGTALGQQLGWRYAYFAVAVIGIIACGALALLVPHQPRGQQSGIKHELRAMGNRQVGIGLLTAVVGFGGFFAVYSYLVPMLTHLTGLSDSSTTLVLALYGVGMTLGTLVAGPLTDRALRPTLYAGLILLAGSLVTFYFAVHSTVPALVNIAFIGAVGSLITTPVQMLLMAKADKAPTMAAASNHSAFNLANAGGAWLGGLVISAGWGWASPALVGAVLALAGLGLAVTGGVMDRGSRRSEVVASSVPGGEPVEARSAAPVREEPTTAP from the coding sequence ATGCCCTTGGCTCTGCTGGCCCTGGCTGTCGTCGCGTTCGGCATCGGCACGACCGAGTTCGTCACGATGGGGCTGCTGCCCCAGATCGCTGACGGCGTCGGCGTGTCCGTCCCGCACGCCGGCAACCTCGTCTCCGCCTACGCGCTCGGCGTCGTCGTCGGCGCGCCGCTGCTGACCGGCCTCGGCGCCCGCATTCCCCACAAGAGGCTGCTGCTCCTCCTGTCCGCCCTCTTCATCGTCGGCAACACCGCGTCCGCGCTCGCACCGAACTACGGGATGCTCTTCGCCGCGCGCGTCCTCGCCGGGCTGCCGCACGGCGCGCTGTTCGGCGTCGGTGCCGTCGTCGCCTCCCGGCTCGTCGCACCGGAGCGTGCGGCACGCGCCGTCTCGACCATGTTCCTCGGGCTCACCATCGCCAACATCGTCGGCGTTCCCGCGGGTACCGCCCTCGGCCAGCAACTGGGCTGGCGGTACGCGTACTTCGCCGTGGCCGTGATCGGCATCATCGCGTGCGGCGCGCTCGCGCTGCTCGTCCCGCACCAGCCGCGCGGGCAGCAGTCCGGCATCAAGCACGAACTGCGCGCCATGGGCAACCGGCAGGTGGGGATCGGCCTGCTCACGGCGGTCGTGGGTTTCGGCGGGTTCTTCGCCGTCTACAGCTACCTCGTGCCGATGCTGACGCACCTGACGGGCCTCTCCGACTCGTCGACCACGCTGGTCCTCGCGCTGTACGGGGTCGGCATGACCCTCGGCACCCTGGTGGCGGGCCCGCTGACCGACCGGGCGCTGCGCCCGACCCTGTACGCGGGACTCATCCTGCTCGCCGGATCGCTGGTCACGTTCTACTTCGCGGTCCACAGCACGGTCCCGGCACTCGTGAACATCGCGTTCATCGGTGCCGTGGGCTCGCTGATCACCACACCCGTACAGATGCTGCTCATGGCCAAGGCGGACAAGGCCCCGACCATGGCGGCGGCCTCGAACCACTCGGCGTTCAACCTGGCCAACGCGGGCGGCGCCTGGCTCGGCGGCCTGGTGATCTCGGCGGGCTGGGGCTGGGCGTCGCCCGCGCTGGTCGGCGCGGTCCTGGCGCTGGCCGGCCTCGGCCTCGCGGTGACCGGCGGGGTGATGGACCGGGGCAGCCGCCGCTCCGAGGTGGTCGCCTCGTCCGTGCCGGGCGGAGAGCCCGTCGAGGCGCGTTCCGCCGCTCCGGTACGAGAGGAACCGACGACCGCGCCGTAG
- a CDS encoding MarR family winged helix-turn-helix transcriptional regulator, producing MKVNRSQSAPPEKTAPDTAEAAEAGCSAHEGMRRLIQLLPRITRGLRRRPAGPIVLDNVPLGPTHGSALALIQENRGVTVGALATALDLGMATVSGLVADLERVGFAERSPDPADRRRTLVRIVPGSESLVEVWLEGATAPIMRALQQLRADERTTFVKAMGLLEQELNTPG from the coding sequence GTGAAGGTCAACCGCTCGCAGTCCGCGCCCCCGGAGAAGACTGCCCCGGACACCGCCGAGGCGGCGGAAGCCGGGTGTTCCGCGCACGAGGGCATGCGAAGGCTGATCCAGCTGCTGCCCCGCATCACCCGCGGTCTGCGCCGCCGGCCCGCCGGGCCGATCGTCCTCGACAACGTGCCGCTGGGCCCGACGCACGGCTCCGCGCTCGCGCTGATCCAGGAGAACCGGGGCGTCACGGTCGGCGCCCTGGCCACCGCCCTGGACCTGGGCATGGCCACGGTGAGCGGCCTCGTCGCCGACCTGGAGCGCGTCGGCTTCGCCGAGCGTTCGCCGGACCCCGCCGACCGGCGCCGCACGCTCGTCCGGATCGTGCCGGGCAGCGAATCGCTGGTGGAGGTGTGGCTGGAGGGAGCCACCGCTCCGATCATGCGGGCGCTCCAGCAGCTGCGGGCCGACGAGCGCACCACGTTCGTGAAGGCCATGGGCCTGCTGGAGCAGGAACTGAACACCCCGGGCTGA
- a CDS encoding YceI family protein, protein MTQAPQTPPTPQAEAVRELLADGSGAGAWALDPASSSVRITAKSIWGLVTADGTFSDVSGEGTLTADGGISGRLTIGAASIDTANAKRDTHLRSADFFDVEKHPRIVVSVSGTGGDLTGDGVALSAEITVKGATRVVPVTAAVAPEPGTGSGADSGVDAVRLSVKTVVEHREFGIVWSPMGMLKPLTAVTIEAVFRRA, encoded by the coding sequence ATGACCCAGGCACCTCAGACACCCCCGACGCCGCAGGCGGAAGCCGTCCGCGAGCTCCTCGCCGACGGCTCGGGCGCCGGTGCGTGGGCCCTGGACCCCGCGTCCAGCAGCGTGCGCATCACAGCCAAGTCGATATGGGGCCTGGTCACCGCCGACGGGACGTTCAGCGACGTGTCGGGCGAGGGCACCCTCACGGCCGACGGCGGCATCAGCGGCCGGCTGACGATCGGGGCCGCGTCCATCGACACCGCGAACGCGAAGCGCGACACGCACCTGCGCTCGGCGGACTTCTTCGACGTCGAGAAGCACCCGCGGATCGTGGTGAGCGTGAGCGGGACCGGCGGCGACCTGACGGGTGACGGTGTCGCGCTGAGCGCGGAGATCACGGTCAAGGGCGCCACCCGGGTGGTGCCGGTGACGGCCGCGGTCGCGCCCGAGCCGGGCACGGGGTCCGGAGCGGATTCCGGGGTGGACGCGGTACGGCTGTCCGTCAAGACGGTGGTCGAGCACCGGGAGTTCGGGATCGTCTGGAGCCCGATGGGCATGCTGAAGCCGCTCACCGCCGTGACGATCGAGGCGGTCTTCCGCCGCGCCTGA
- a CDS encoding carbon-nitrogen family hydrolase — MRASLIQIAVDPHESVDSRRARVASLVREQRGADLVVLPELWPMGAFAYESFADEAEAVDGPTFRALAPAARDAGVFLHAGSVVERVPDANGAAPGGASAGETLYNTSLVISPEGALIRTYRKIHRFGFDKGEATLMGAGSEVTTVAAAGAVLGLATCYDLRFPELFRGLVDAGADVLVVPAGWPARRGAHWTLLARARAVENQSYVLACGTAGTHAGVEQAGHSIVVDPWGEVLAEAGTDEEVLTVDLDITKVGRTREQFPALKDRRLGLAAPDDIV; from the coding sequence GTGCGCGCTTCGCTCATCCAGATCGCGGTAGATCCGCACGAATCGGTCGATTCCCGTAGGGCACGAGTGGCCTCCCTGGTGCGGGAACAGCGTGGCGCGGACCTGGTGGTCCTTCCGGAACTCTGGCCGATGGGCGCATTTGCATACGAATCTTTTGCCGATGAGGCAGAAGCCGTCGACGGTCCCACGTTCCGGGCCCTCGCGCCCGCCGCGCGCGACGCGGGGGTGTTCCTGCACGCGGGCTCGGTCGTCGAACGGGTCCCGGACGCGAACGGTGCCGCTCCGGGCGGCGCTTCGGCCGGCGAGACCCTGTACAACACGTCGCTCGTCATCTCGCCCGAGGGCGCGCTCATCCGGACGTACCGGAAGATCCACCGCTTCGGCTTCGACAAGGGCGAGGCGACCCTGATGGGCGCGGGCTCGGAGGTCACGACCGTGGCCGCGGCGGGCGCGGTGCTGGGTCTGGCGACCTGTTACGACCTGCGGTTCCCCGAGTTGTTCCGCGGCCTCGTGGACGCGGGCGCCGACGTCCTCGTCGTCCCGGCCGGCTGGCCCGCGCGGCGGGGCGCGCACTGGACGCTGCTGGCGCGGGCCCGCGCCGTCGAGAACCAGTCGTACGTGCTGGCCTGCGGGACGGCGGGCACCCACGCGGGCGTCGAACAGGCAGGGCACAGCATCGTCGTGGACCCGTGGGGCGAGGTGCTCGCGGAGGCCGGGACCGACGAGGAGGTCCTGACCGTGGACCTCGACATCACGAAGGTGGGCCGGACGCGGGAGCAGTTCCCCGCCCTCAAGGACCGGCGGCTCGGGCTCGCCGCACCGGACGACATCGTCTGA
- a CDS encoding maleylpyruvate isomerase family mycothiol-dependent enzyme, translating into MTVHPSLQNYADAWTHSVEAIAALVQPLAESDWNRRTPCPGWSVRDLVSHVIGMECEMLGDPRPIHTLPRDLYHVTDELSRYMEIQVDVRRHHTSPEMTAELEYTIIRRSRQLRNESRQPDATVRAPLGTEQTLEQAMQLRAFDIWVHEQDLRTALGEPGNLDSPGAYVARDTLLSRLPKVVAKDAGAPRGSAVVIDVHGPLEFMRTVRVDADGRGSIDGAPSLGPAVTLVLDWETYFRLACGRVRPAAVADQVKADGDQELAEAILREFAVTR; encoded by the coding sequence GTGACCGTCCATCCCAGCCTTCAGAACTACGCAGACGCCTGGACCCACTCCGTCGAAGCGATAGCCGCCCTGGTGCAGCCGCTCGCCGAGAGCGACTGGAACAGGCGCACGCCGTGTCCAGGCTGGTCCGTCCGCGACCTTGTGTCCCATGTGATCGGCATGGAGTGCGAGATGCTCGGCGATCCGCGCCCCATCCACACGCTTCCGCGCGACCTCTACCACGTGACGGACGAGCTGTCCCGGTACATGGAGATACAGGTGGATGTGCGCCGCCACCACACCTCGCCCGAGATGACGGCGGAGCTGGAGTACACGATCATCCGCCGCAGCCGACAGCTGCGCAACGAGAGCCGTCAGCCCGACGCCACGGTCCGCGCGCCGCTGGGCACGGAGCAGACGCTCGAACAGGCGATGCAGCTGCGGGCGTTCGACATCTGGGTGCACGAGCAGGACCTGCGCACCGCACTCGGCGAGCCCGGCAACCTCGACTCGCCCGGCGCCTACGTGGCCCGCGACACGCTGCTCTCCCGGCTGCCGAAGGTCGTCGCCAAGGACGCGGGCGCGCCCCGCGGTTCGGCCGTCGTCATCGACGTGCACGGTCCGCTGGAGTTCATGCGTACGGTCCGGGTCGACGCGGACGGCCGCGGCAGCATCGACGGCGCGCCCTCGCTGGGGCCCGCGGTGACGCTGGTGCTCGACTGGGAGACGTACTTCCGCCTGGCCTGCGGCCGGGTGCGGCCCGCGGCGGTCGCGGACCAGGTGAAGGCCGACGGAGACCAGGAGCTGGCGGAGGCGATCCTGCGGGAGTTCGCGGTCACGAGGTAA
- a CDS encoding MFS transporter → MWGIGVCVYFVAVIFRTSLGVAGLDAQARFHVDASALSTFSILQLLVYAGMQIPVGLLVDHLGTKKVLALGAVLFTLGQFGFALSPSYSTALASRALLGCGDAMTFISVLRLGTRWFPARRAPLIAQIASLFGVAGNLVSTVVIARTLHGLGWTATFAGSALAGVVVLVLLLLFLRDHPEGHEPPPRSERGGLGARHVRTQITAAWREPGTRLGMWVHFTTQFPGMIFLLLWGLPFLVEAQGLSRASAGELLTLVVLSNMVVGLVFGQIIARHHAARLPLALGTVGSTALLWAAAIAWPSHHDPMWLLITLCAVLGACGPASMVGFDFARPANPPSRQGTASGIVNMGGFTASMTTLLAVGLLLDATGNDYRIAFASVFVLEILGVTQILRLRARAAKREREHVVASKVEAVHVPV, encoded by the coding sequence ATGTGGGGCATCGGCGTCTGCGTCTACTTCGTGGCGGTCATCTTCCGCACCAGCCTCGGCGTCGCCGGGCTCGACGCGCAAGCCCGCTTCCACGTCGACGCGTCCGCGCTCTCGACGTTCTCGATCCTCCAGCTCCTCGTCTACGCGGGCATGCAGATACCCGTCGGCCTGCTGGTCGACCACCTCGGCACGAAGAAGGTCCTCGCGCTCGGGGCGGTGCTGTTCACCCTCGGCCAGTTCGGCTTCGCACTGTCCCCCTCGTACTCCACCGCACTCGCCTCCCGCGCCCTGCTGGGCTGCGGCGACGCCATGACGTTCATCAGCGTCCTGCGGCTGGGCACCCGCTGGTTCCCCGCGCGGCGCGCGCCGCTGATCGCGCAGATCGCCTCGCTGTTCGGTGTGGCGGGCAACCTCGTCTCGACGGTCGTCATCGCCCGCACGCTGCACGGCCTCGGCTGGACGGCCACGTTCGCGGGCAGCGCCCTCGCCGGCGTCGTCGTGCTCGTCCTGCTGCTGCTGTTCCTCAGGGACCACCCGGAGGGCCACGAACCGCCGCCCCGCTCGGAGCGCGGCGGGCTCGGCGCCCGCCACGTCCGGACGCAGATCACGGCGGCCTGGCGCGAGCCCGGCACCCGGCTCGGCATGTGGGTCCACTTCACGACCCAGTTCCCCGGCATGATCTTCCTGCTGCTGTGGGGCCTGCCGTTCCTGGTCGAGGCGCAGGGGCTGAGCCGCGCGAGCGCCGGAGAGCTGCTGACCCTGGTGGTGCTCTCCAACATGGTGGTGGGCCTCGTGTTCGGGCAGATCATCGCCCGCCACCACGCGGCACGGCTGCCGCTCGCGCTCGGCACGGTGGGATCGACCGCGCTGCTGTGGGCAGCCGCCATCGCCTGGCCGAGCCACCACGACCCGATGTGGCTGCTCATCACGCTCTGCGCGGTACTCGGCGCGTGCGGTCCCGCGTCGATGGTCGGCTTCGACTTCGCCCGCCCTGCCAACCCGCCGTCCCGCCAGGGCACCGCCTCCGGCATCGTCAACATGGGCGGCTTCACCGCCTCGATGACGACACTGCTCGCGGTGGGCCTCCTGCTGGACGCGACGGGCAACGACTACCGCATCGCCTTCGCCTCGGTCTTCGTCCTGGAGATCCTCGGCGTCACCCAGATCCTCCGGCTGCGCGCCCGTGCGGCGAAGCGCGAACGCGAACACGTGGTCGCGAGCAAGGTGGAGGCGGTCCACGTCCCGGTGTGA
- a CDS encoding GntR family transcriptional regulator translates to MTSAPVRQPPAADRVYSHIKEGVLGRRYEGGTLLTEGELAEAVGVSRTPVREALLKLEVEGLIKLYPKKGALVLAVSAQEISDVVETRLLVEEFAVRKVLRSAPAPAALVTRLRGFLDAQRACAVTGDLAAAAAADRSFHAEIVRTAGNEILSQLYDRLRDRQLRMGVAVLEAHPDRIAANITEHTELLEAIRSGDEELAAGRVRGHLDRVTTLVRGEDR, encoded by the coding sequence ATGACATCCGCCCCCGTCAGACAGCCGCCCGCAGCCGACCGCGTCTACAGCCACATCAAAGAGGGGGTGCTCGGACGCCGTTACGAGGGCGGGACGCTCCTGACGGAGGGCGAACTCGCCGAGGCCGTCGGGGTCTCCAGGACGCCGGTGCGCGAGGCGCTCCTCAAGCTGGAGGTCGAGGGGCTCATCAAGCTCTACCCGAAGAAGGGCGCGCTCGTCCTCGCGGTCTCCGCGCAGGAGATCTCCGACGTCGTCGAGACCCGCCTGCTGGTCGAGGAGTTCGCCGTACGCAAGGTCCTGCGCTCGGCGCCCGCACCGGCGGCGCTGGTGACCCGGCTGCGAGGGTTCCTCGACGCGCAGCGCGCGTGCGCGGTCACCGGGGACCTGGCGGCGGCCGCCGCGGCGGATCGTTCCTTCCACGCGGAGATCGTGCGCACCGCGGGCAACGAGATCCTCTCCCAGCTCTACGACCGGCTCCGCGACCGCCAGTTGCGGATGGGCGTCGCCGTACTGGAGGCCCACCCGGACCGGATCGCCGCCAACATCACCGAACACACCGAGCTGCTGGAGGCGATCCGGTCGGGCGACGAGGAACTCGCCGCCGGGCGGGTCCGCGGCCACCTCGACCGGGTGACCACCCTGGTGCGCGGGGAGGACCGGTGA
- a CDS encoding translation factor GTPase family protein, giving the protein MRTLNLGILAHIDAGKTSLTERLLHSAGVIDTVGSVDAGSTRTDTLALERRRGITIRSAVVSFPVDGVSVNLIDTPGHPDFVAEVERVLSVLDGAVLVVSAVEGVQAQTRVLMRTLRRLSIPTLVFVNKIDRAGAGGADERLPAELARRLGAPFVPLGRVASAGRPDAAFVPYGPDDAGFVASLAEGLAERDDALLAAYVADEASLPYGRLRRELAAQTARSLVHPVLYGSAITGAGADALVAAVRDLLPSVRRDADAPLAGSVFKVERGPRGEKVAYVHVAAGTVRLRDRLRFGGPSGEDGGRGDGTGGTKVTGLSVFDHGEAVPGDTLPAGRIGTLRGLAGVRIGDTVSTYGTGGPAHAPHHSAPDTVSTYGTRARVPGTPRADGRAGRIFAPPTLETAVVPDRDTDRAALHTALAELADQDPLIGYRKGRLLPSGLQDIHVSLYGEVQKEVVQATLAEEYGIGVTFRETTAICRERPLGTGSAVAFKSTDPNPFLATVGLRVDPAPAGSGVEYRIGVELGSMPYAFMRAVQETVTETLEQGLCGWRVTDLVVTLTHSGYAPRQSHAHAVFDKSMSSTAGDFRALTPLVLMDALRRAGTRVHEPVHRFRLDLPSDTYGAALPVLARFGAVPEVPVAAGGTTTVRGHVPAASVHALEQRLIGPTRGEGLLETEFDHYAPVRGTPPRRARWDHDPLDREAYLLRVVRRVRNPGA; this is encoded by the coding sequence TTGCGTACGTTGAACCTCGGCATCCTGGCGCACATCGACGCCGGTAAGACCAGCCTCACCGAGCGCCTGCTGCACAGCGCGGGCGTCATCGACACCGTCGGCAGCGTCGACGCGGGCTCCACCCGTACGGACACGCTCGCGCTGGAGCGGCGGCGCGGCATCACCATCAGGTCGGCGGTGGTGTCGTTCCCCGTCGACGGGGTGAGCGTCAACCTGATCGACACCCCCGGCCACCCGGACTTCGTCGCCGAGGTCGAGCGCGTCCTGTCCGTCCTGGACGGCGCGGTGCTCGTCGTCTCGGCCGTGGAGGGCGTGCAGGCGCAGACACGGGTGCTGATGCGCACGCTGCGGCGGCTCTCCATCCCGACGCTGGTGTTCGTCAACAAGATCGACCGCGCGGGCGCGGGGGGCGCCGACGAGCGGCTGCCCGCAGAGCTCGCACGACGACTCGGGGCGCCTTTCGTCCCGCTGGGGCGGGTCGCGTCGGCGGGCCGCCCGGACGCCGCGTTCGTCCCGTACGGGCCGGACGACGCCGGCTTCGTCGCCTCGCTCGCCGAGGGCCTCGCGGAGCGGGACGACGCGCTGCTCGCCGCGTACGTGGCGGACGAGGCGTCGCTGCCGTACGGGCGGCTGCGCCGCGAACTGGCCGCGCAGACCGCCCGGTCGCTGGTCCACCCGGTCCTCTACGGCTCCGCGATCACCGGCGCGGGCGCCGACGCGCTGGTGGCGGCCGTCCGCGACCTGCTGCCTTCCGTCCGGCGCGACGCGGACGCGCCGCTTGCCGGCAGCGTCTTCAAGGTGGAACGCGGTCCGCGCGGCGAGAAGGTGGCGTACGTCCACGTCGCCGCGGGGACGGTCCGCCTGCGCGACCGGCTCAGGTTCGGCGGCCCCTCCGGTGAGGACGGCGGACGCGGGGACGGCACGGGCGGGACGAAGGTGACCGGCCTGTCCGTCTTCGACCATGGCGAGGCCGTGCCCGGCGACACGCTCCCGGCGGGGCGCATCGGAACACTGCGCGGCCTCGCCGGGGTCCGGATCGGGGACACGGTCAGCACATACGGCACGGGCGGGCCCGCGCACGCACCGCACCACTCGGCGCCGGACACGGTCAGCACCTACGGGACGCGTGCTCGTGTTCCCGGCACGCCCCGGGCCGACGGGCGAGCGGGGCGGATCTTCGCACCGCCGACGCTCGAGACGGCGGTGGTGCCCGACCGCGACACCGACCGCGCGGCCCTGCACACGGCGCTCGCCGAACTCGCCGACCAGGACCCGCTGATCGGCTACCGCAAGGGCCGGCTGCTGCCGAGCGGCCTGCAGGACATCCACGTCTCGCTCTACGGCGAGGTGCAGAAGGAGGTCGTACAGGCGACGCTCGCCGAGGAGTACGGCATCGGTGTCACGTTCCGCGAGACGACGGCGATCTGCCGGGAACGGCCGCTCGGCACGGGGTCGGCCGTCGCGTTCAAGTCGACGGACCCGAACCCGTTCCTCGCGACGGTGGGCCTGCGGGTGGACCCGGCGCCCGCAGGATCGGGCGTCGAGTACCGGATCGGGGTGGAACTCGGCTCGATGCCGTACGCCTTCATGCGGGCCGTTCAGGAGACGGTCACCGAGACGCTGGAGCAGGGACTGTGCGGATGGCGGGTCACCGACCTGGTAGTGACGCTGACGCACTCCGGCTACGCGCCCAGGCAGAGCCACGCCCACGCCGTGTTCGACAAGAGCATGTCGAGCACGGCCGGCGACTTCCGGGCCCTGACACCGCTGGTGCTGATGGACGCGCTGCGCCGCGCGGGCACCCGTGTCCACGAACCCGTCCACCGCTTCCGGCTCGACCTGCCGTCCGACACCTACGGTGCGGCGCTGCCGGTCCTCGCGCGGTTCGGCGCCGTACCGGAGGTGCCGGTGGCGGCGGGCGGGACGACGACGGTCAGGGGACACGTCCCCGCGGCGTCGGTGCACGCGCTGGAGCAGCGGCTGATCGGCCCGACGCGTGGAGAGGGCCTGCTGGAGACGGAGTTCGACCACTACGCGCCGGTGCGGGGCACGCCGCCGAGGAGGGCGCGCTGGGACCACGATCCGCTGGACCGCGAGGCGTACCTGCTGCGGGTGGTGCGGCGGGTGCGGAACCCGGGCGCGTGA
- a CDS encoding AAA family ATPase codes for MGERVRPHGVVDLRGGYVPGSDRAGAGTGDGAGAGNEAASGHATGGGGVLSGAGGFALRYPPGAVVVVSGLPGSGKSTLLRALSQGGGGVLVVDPRVTHLRWEAMMPARLPYAVYRPFARLAHLARLYAAVRSGAPLLVHDCGSRAWLRRLLAVAVRRRRGRAAAGGARSAGVHLVLLDVPPAHALRGQRDRGRRVPRRVFAGHVRGLGDLVAAIGAYGLRAVPQVASVVLLDRATRGLPTGVAFDAGPSCSAGTGEDAAAGTPGGSGGCGGAAGRDGDAGPGAAHSA; via the coding sequence ATGGGGGAGCGAGTACGGCCGCACGGGGTGGTGGATCTTCGCGGCGGCTACGTACCCGGCTCGGACAGGGCCGGGGCCGGGACCGGAGACGGGGCAGGGGCCGGGAACGAGGCCGCGAGCGGGCACGCGACCGGGGGCGGCGGCGTCTTGAGCGGCGCCGGCGGGTTCGCGCTGCGGTACCCGCCGGGCGCGGTCGTCGTGGTGTCCGGGCTGCCGGGCAGCGGGAAGTCGACGCTGCTGCGGGCGCTGTCCCAGGGCGGCGGGGGTGTCCTGGTCGTCGACCCGCGCGTGACGCACCTGCGGTGGGAGGCGATGATGCCGGCCCGGTTGCCGTACGCGGTGTACCGGCCGTTCGCCCGGCTCGCCCATCTGGCCCGGCTGTACGCCGCCGTGCGCTCCGGCGCGCCGCTGCTCGTGCACGACTGCGGCAGCCGGGCCTGGCTGCGCCGCCTGCTCGCCGTCGCCGTACGCCGCCGGCGCGGCCGGGCGGCCGCCGGCGGGGCCCGGAGTGCCGGGGTGCACCTCGTCCTCCTCGACGTCCCGCCGGCCCATGCCCTGCGGGGGCAGCGGGATCGAGGGCGGCGGGTGCCGCGCCGGGTCTTCGCCGGGCATGTGCGCGGCCTCGGCGACCTGGTGGCCGCGATCGGCGCGTACGGGCTCCGCGCGGTGCCACAGGTGGCGTCCGTCGTCCTGCTCGACCGGGCGACCCGCGGGCTGCCGACCGGGGTGGCCTTCGACGCGGGGCCGTCGTGTTCCGCCGGGACCGGCGAGGACGCGGCGGCCGGGACACCCGGGGGCTCGGGCGGGTGCGGGGGCGCCGCCGGGCGCGACGGGGACGCGGGTCCCGGGGCCGCGCACAGCGCGTAA